The Candidatus Dormiibacterota bacterium genome segment CGCGTTCCAAAGTTTACCCGGATTTCTATTGGGGACTCCGAACATCGCAACGCGCCGGAGCAATCGTCTTCGTCACCAAGAAGCGCGCAACAGACGATTTCCTCGCCATCGCACGCACGTTTCGCCGTCCGGACCAAATTCACGTTGTCGGCATCGGCCCCGGCCGCGCGACGATGGATATTACCGCCGGGATGAGTCACGAATCGATCGGCGACGCGATCAAAGACGGCCTCGGCGAATCGCACTCCGAGTTCTGGAAGCAAGGCCCATCCGCATTCGTGGAGGGTTTCGTGGAACTGATCCAAGCGCTTCGTCCTACGACCGTTCATGTACCGGTGGCCGTCGACAATGATGGAAACGTCGAGCCTCGTGGCGATGCCTACGACTTTGAGCTCTGTGATATGCTGCCAACCCTGCTCGATCTCATTACCTTGGATGGCCGTCTACTCGACGCTGTGTTCGACCATGCGCACGAGCTCGTGGCGACACTCGAAGTGACAGATCACGACGAGGCAGTAAAACTTCGCACGTTGCTGCGCGAGGTGAAGGGCCGTGTCGTTCCGCTCCTCAAGCGCGACCCTAAGCTCGCCGAGGAACTCCGCCAGTCGGTACTTCCGCAACTCCAGCCTTTCGCTCGCGGCGTCGTCCGACGCGCCTTCTGCGATCGCCGCGGCATCGATCTCTCGCTCGTCGAAAGGGGCCACGTCGTCCTCGTCGAGATCGACGAAAGCGAGCATCCTCGTGCCGTAAATACTGTCGTGCGTATGCTATTCCGTCGCATCGTGCAAATGGCACGTGAACGGACGGCGAGCAACCGAATCGGAAGCCTTGACCCAATCATCCTAACATGCGACGAATACGCCAACTATGCGGCCGGCGGTCACGTTCAGGCCTGGAACACGATACGCGAAAGCAATTTCGTTGCGACAGTCGGCATCACGAGTATCAGTGCACTCGCCAAACAGATCGGCGACCAACGTGCAGCCGAAGCGATCGTGGCGAACTTCAGCAACAAGTTCTTCTTTGACTCCGACGACCGGTTGACGCGCGACCTCGCCAACGAACTTGTGGGGAAGACGACGGTTATTCGTCGCGGAACGAGCGAAGGCACCTCGACAACCAACGGAACGTCGGCGACTGCATCGATGAGCGGTGGTTCGCACCGATCGCGTGGCACGTCGAAGACCGAGAGTACGAGTGAACAGCGCGAAGACACGCTCGATGGGTCGGTCTGGCGTACACTGCAAGCCCTGCGTGAGTCGGCCACCGCAATCGCCTTTGTTCGCACGGAGGAAGGCACGATCACGGACGTCGTCTCGCTCGGAGTACTCGATCCGAGTAACGGCGTCGTGACCGCGATACCGGAGCACTACGGTTTGTAGAAAGACTGCGCGACTCACGTCGCGCAGTCGAGGAGCGAATCGACGATGCCATACATCGTCGGGTCGACGCTTTTTAGGCGCGCCTTCGTGGCCTTCGGCCAGTGCGAGGACGAATCGTTCACTTCGGCGTAGGCGCGAGCCGCCTCCGCAAAGTATTCGTCGATACCCGTCGCCGCGTACGGTGTTACAAAGCTCCGTGCAGCGAGGAATGCCGCGCGAATCTTTGGATCGCTTCCAGAAATATAGATGCCGTTGCCGAGCGCGCAATCAATCGCGTGCCCAAATTCGTGCGCGATGGTCATCGGTGAGCGGGATCGCAGGTAAAC includes the following:
- a CDS encoding TraM recognition domain-containing protein, with the protein product MTAYHLRDSENQLTALCIALIDPILTILAGLWLVTKMRPIIESWMRHHPLHYVAWAVALWVGYALIASSVMAIVTPIARGFGVDEMLFKASKPRYLAFFVGVALIIASHIPVAMQWVTSQDQYPDFDGTIVLLIVTATVIYFGARDLVVSAWSAIAKAMVNASVSSRNRRRWDSLASQLALCGGITQGVFRERNLANGAPEKGAILLYGERSANRGTLVVGAPGSSKTRSKVYPDFYWGLRTSQRAGAIVFVTKKRATDDFLAIARTFRRPDQIHVVGIGPGRATMDITAGMSHESIGDAIKDGLGESHSEFWKQGPSAFVEGFVELIQALRPTTVHVPVAVDNDGNVEPRGDAYDFELCDMLPTLLDLITLDGRLLDAVFDHAHELVATLEVTDHDEAVKLRTLLREVKGRVVPLLKRDPKLAEELRQSVLPQLQPFARGVVRRAFCDRRGIDLSLVERGHVVLVEIDESEHPRAVNTVVRMLFRRIVQMARERTASNRIGSLDPIILTCDEYANYAAGGHVQAWNTIRESNFVATVGITSISALAKQIGDQRAAEAIVANFSNKFFFDSDDRLTRDLANELVGKTTVIRRGTSEGTSTTNGTSATASMSGGSHRSRGTSKTESTSEQREDTLDGSVWRTLQALRESATAIAFVRTEEGTITDVVSLGVLDPSNGVVTAIPEHYGL